A genome region from Stenotrophomonas bentonitica includes the following:
- a CDS encoding glycine zipper 2TM domain-containing protein, whose amino-acid sequence MKQMILTTAVMVALVAGSIGAHAQAPAEDQARTQKAGKIGCVVGGILGGVVGAKVLKDDKAAGAIGGGALGCAGGNFFGKKWSKAKQLKEFQEASAYAQQAGLKASVDERDGVDDKGKPTKELGAMVIAYDPKDMSPVSDKTALVFDKVAAISSQSKNQLTFEFSGKAGCELPLAELGKRGAFNGAGVQHAVKVSCGQGDNKFVITPLPEIAQR is encoded by the coding sequence ATGAAACAAATGATTTTAACGACAGCAGTAATGGTTGCATTGGTGGCCGGATCGATCGGCGCACACGCCCAGGCTCCGGCCGAAGATCAAGCGCGCACACAAAAGGCCGGGAAGATCGGTTGTGTGGTTGGCGGAATTTTGGGTGGAGTAGTTGGCGCGAAGGTATTGAAAGACGACAAAGCCGCAGGCGCTATTGGTGGCGGTGCGCTGGGATGCGCGGGCGGTAACTTCTTTGGGAAGAAGTGGAGCAAGGCAAAACAACTCAAAGAGTTCCAAGAGGCAAGCGCTTACGCGCAACAAGCCGGCTTGAAAGCATCGGTCGATGAGCGCGACGGTGTGGACGACAAGGGCAAGCCCACAAAAGAACTTGGCGCGATGGTGATTGCGTACGACCCCAAAGACATGTCACCGGTTTCTGATAAGACCGCGCTGGTGTTCGACAAGGTGGCTGCGATCAGTTCGCAATCCAAAAACCAATTGACGTTTGAGTTTTCCGGGAAGGCCGGTTGCGAACTTCCATTGGCCGAGTTGGGCAAGCGCGGTGCGTTCAACGGTGCTGGCGTGCAACACGCAGTGAAAGTGAGTTGCGGGCAGGGCGACAACAAGTTCGTCATCACCCCACTGCCTGAGATTGCTCAGCGGTAA
- a CDS encoding M15 family metallopeptidase yields MHQWILRFVFLSLMSLTVSPCFAHVEKPITSYPLQSSVSVSPVKNANETQWWNFFKKKRNEKLWKGVHPDMRTKLEAVYDMMAQRGFDMRPMEGMRSEARQAALLASNSGVTSVGAGMSCHNHGYAMDSVLHVDGKPTWDMNDPHVREGYMLFGEMVQAVGLDWGGAWASLKDYPHVEMKSQCRVAIRAKRSGQKAPAMIADASQISPDILLSAFAYQPMGEICPFDSPCEEQIYLAVQICPSPATQAWAMYQPMYQLKFSWT; encoded by the coding sequence ATGCATCAATGGATTTTACGTTTCGTCTTTCTGTCACTTATGTCTTTGACAGTTAGTCCGTGCTTTGCGCACGTTGAAAAACCAATCACGTCCTATCCGTTGCAATCGTCTGTCAGCGTATCGCCGGTAAAAAACGCCAACGAAACCCAGTGGTGGAATTTCTTCAAGAAAAAACGCAACGAGAAGTTGTGGAAAGGCGTGCACCCGGACATGCGCACAAAACTTGAGGCGGTGTACGACATGATGGCCCAACGTGGGTTTGACATGCGGCCGATGGAGGGCATGCGCAGCGAGGCCCGTCAAGCGGCGCTGCTGGCAAGCAATTCGGGTGTCACGAGCGTTGGAGCGGGAATGAGTTGCCACAACCACGGCTATGCGATGGACAGTGTGTTGCATGTGGACGGCAAGCCCACGTGGGACATGAACGATCCACATGTGCGGGAAGGCTATATGTTGTTTGGCGAAATGGTTCAGGCGGTCGGTTTGGACTGGGGTGGAGCCTGGGCCTCCCTGAAAGACTATCCGCATGTGGAGATGAAATCCCAATGCCGTGTGGCAATCAGAGCCAAACGCAGTGGACAAAAAGCTCCCGCAATGATCGCCGATGCATCACAAATCTCCCCCGATATCTTGTTGTCGGCTTTTGCCTATCAGCCCATGGGTGAGATATGTCCCTTCGACAGCCCGTGCGAGGAACAAATTTATCTTGCTGTGCAAATCTGCCCCAGTCCTGCAACGCAAGCATGGGCCATGTATCAGCCCATGTATCAACTAAAATTCAGTTGGACTTGA
- a CDS encoding type IV secretion system DNA-binding domain-containing protein codes for MEQIYEAFGRVGKHVPPHTLVRRWDTAFLLATGVFCLVYTLLIFGVRLWEPSTAVPYSLHLKLGVVVSMNYATLGLMIGGARDAIESLQLTGSPYATIWSFVFSVACAIGALKYGLIPRRNMYVLDGPQVRKGKDAIKVARQITKAEVGKDTMPLLLHPELRLSQERWNRHLLLYGSVGSGKTQILLPLIRQVIRKKKKLFLYDVKGDFTSYGDFSAGTYTDPASRWKRVKAKTINVVYPRPIVLSPYDKQGYVWDVACDIHTSIQVEEFARCMIPEKPGDNNPFFTNTARMIFVGSVRTLIANKPKLWNWTDLNEQLNKTAEQMQPDILAHYKKAFPLIENPDSQTTSNIMSTIMSNMQAVEYFAKAWPVVGKRRFSITEWASDDYKGRKGVIVQGGGMELLTSAYISSLINILVGEVISPKMKEDKNRGMYIILDELTSAGRLNIMPLIDKGRSKGVTLIAGIQELGQLSKVYSPEEAKILPTIVGTHVICQLQMSETRKHVAEMFGTNVTATLAHDENANVHQDGRQVVFEHQLTNELGPRRGKKGSFEVRAIVATAGYDPLLLSFPGQSLEVQRPGQVPARWMIEAAAIAKPAEAVIQSPNESNAGTHRQPQVLSQQEVMDLFR; via the coding sequence ATGGAACAAATTTATGAGGCGTTTGGGCGCGTGGGCAAGCATGTGCCACCCCACACACTGGTTCGGCGGTGGGACACGGCATTTTTATTGGCAACGGGTGTCTTCTGCCTTGTCTACACTCTTCTGATATTTGGAGTGCGGCTGTGGGAACCATCAACCGCAGTGCCCTACAGCTTGCATCTGAAATTGGGTGTGGTGGTCAGCATGAACTACGCGACATTGGGATTGATGATTGGTGGCGCACGCGACGCCATCGAAAGTCTTCAACTCACGGGCTCGCCTTACGCGACAATTTGGAGCTTCGTATTCTCTGTTGCCTGTGCCATTGGCGCACTGAAATACGGATTGATCCCACGGCGGAACATGTACGTCTTGGACGGGCCGCAGGTGCGAAAGGGGAAAGACGCAATCAAAGTGGCGAGGCAGATCACGAAGGCGGAAGTCGGCAAGGATACAATGCCGTTGCTCTTGCACCCTGAGTTGCGTTTGTCCCAGGAGCGCTGGAACCGACATCTGCTGTTGTACGGTTCGGTTGGATCGGGAAAGACACAGATCCTTTTGCCGCTCATTCGGCAAGTCATCCGTAAGAAGAAGAAATTGTTCTTGTACGACGTAAAGGGTGACTTCACGAGCTACGGTGATTTCAGTGCCGGCACTTACACTGACCCCGCATCACGCTGGAAGCGCGTGAAGGCCAAAACCATCAACGTGGTGTACCCACGCCCTATCGTTCTAAGCCCGTACGACAAGCAAGGGTACGTGTGGGATGTGGCGTGCGATATCCACACCAGCATCCAAGTGGAAGAGTTCGCCCGCTGCATGATCCCGGAGAAGCCTGGGGACAACAATCCATTTTTCACCAACACAGCCCGCATGATCTTTGTCGGATCCGTCCGTACATTGATTGCCAACAAGCCAAAATTGTGGAATTGGACGGACTTGAATGAGCAGTTGAACAAAACCGCCGAACAAATGCAGCCCGACATTCTTGCACACTACAAAAAGGCATTCCCGCTCATTGAGAACCCCGACTCGCAAACGACATCGAACATCATGTCCACCATCATGTCGAACATGCAGGCTGTGGAGTATTTCGCAAAGGCGTGGCCGGTCGTTGGCAAGCGCCGTTTCTCAATCACTGAGTGGGCTTCGGACGACTACAAAGGGCGCAAGGGCGTCATTGTCCAGGGAGGCGGAATGGAGCTTCTGACCAGCGCTTACATTTCCTCCCTCATCAATATTTTGGTGGGAGAGGTGATTTCCCCCAAGATGAAAGAAGACAAGAACCGTGGGATGTACATCATTTTGGACGAGCTGACATCGGCGGGGCGGTTGAACATCATGCCGTTGATCGACAAAGGACGGTCCAAGGGCGTCACCTTGATTGCCGGCATCCAAGAGCTTGGTCAGTTGTCGAAAGTGTACTCACCGGAAGAGGCAAAGATCCTGCCCACCATCGTCGGTACACACGTGATTTGTCAGCTGCAGATGTCCGAGACACGCAAACACGTGGCCGAAATGTTTGGAACAAATGTCACCGCCACCTTGGCCCACGACGAGAACGCCAACGTCCATCAAGACGGCCGTCAGGTTGTCTTTGAACACCAATTGACCAACGAGCTGGGTCCACGCCGGGGCAAGAAGGGATCGTTTGAGGTGCGGGCGATCGTTGCAACGGCCGGTTATGACCCCTTGTTGTTGTCGTTCCCCGGCCAATCGTTGGAGGTGCAACGACCTGGGCAAGTGCCAGCGCGTTGGATGATCGAAGCTGCGGCAATAGCCAAACCAGCGGAAGCCGTGATCCAGTCCCCCAATGAGTCAAACGCCGGAACCCACCGCCAGCCTCAAGTCCTTTCTCAGCAAGAGGTCATGGATTTGTTTCGATAG
- a CDS encoding ankyrin repeat domain-containing protein: MDARKKYKQFMANLDEDEVSSSDYAQFLLGELSLDERLNNLDVVADVLAKAGYSTVEYWGGSQFGTASRELAELYLQYGNVGGGPLTINSHASSGVDLDAEFKVAAEAHNIPVMKLLYRRGCSIDGEGDMKDSALHEAARVGDHELSEILINDFGFDPLLKNAEGRTPYDIAMDRELCQAAARGDLETVNQLIDEGYPSRAAINEYRGEGYYYGSFEHGVPDRPLYRERHLENMEPAWKSALDNGHVEVFMAIINCVGPNDYFLNDLREHMSALRCAMEIGDTGVAIELLEQGASMHSLSQEFHFAVSQADTTLSPKMLSLGADVHRQSNIKVDDPQNPYFMKSVSEGFTPLHCAGSAEQVRLLIQHGADVNSNAMGDACWIVKSDEFITPKGITPLHSARSPEVALELLNAGANSWAIMPSTMNDIHQNPSLSHRISGRDDIADAIDSFVQKQSLLTQLTNTAELKDEQPRMRRKM, encoded by the coding sequence ATGGATGCACGTAAAAAGTATAAGCAATTCATGGCAAATTTGGATGAAGATGAGGTGTCTTCTTCTGATTACGCTCAATTTCTGTTGGGTGAATTGTCATTGGATGAGCGTCTAAACAATCTCGATGTTGTTGCGGACGTTCTTGCGAAGGCGGGGTATTCAACCGTTGAGTATTGGGGTGGATCCCAGTTTGGAACAGCCAGTCGCGAGCTTGCTGAATTGTACTTGCAGTACGGTAACGTTGGTGGTGGCCCATTGACGATCAACTCCCATGCGAGCAGTGGCGTTGATTTGGACGCTGAATTCAAAGTTGCCGCCGAAGCACACAATATTCCGGTTATGAAGTTGCTCTATCGGCGTGGATGCAGCATTGACGGCGAGGGCGACATGAAAGATTCAGCACTGCACGAAGCGGCACGTGTGGGCGATCATGAATTGTCGGAGATATTGATAAATGACTTTGGCTTTGATCCATTACTTAAGAACGCCGAAGGCCGCACGCCATACGATATTGCCATGGACAGAGAACTGTGCCAGGCCGCTGCGCGTGGGGATCTTGAGACGGTCAATCAATTGATTGATGAAGGATATCCCTCACGAGCGGCCATCAACGAGTACCGTGGTGAAGGCTACTATTACGGGAGCTTTGAGCATGGTGTTCCCGACCGCCCGCTGTATCGTGAACGCCACTTAGAGAACATGGAGCCTGCATGGAAAAGCGCTTTAGACAACGGGCATGTTGAGGTCTTTATGGCCATAATTAACTGCGTTGGTCCCAATGACTATTTTTTAAACGACTTGCGCGAGCATATGTCGGCACTGCGTTGTGCCATGGAAATAGGCGACACAGGCGTTGCCATTGAGCTACTGGAACAAGGTGCGAGTATGCATTCGCTTTCTCAGGAATTCCATTTTGCCGTATCTCAGGCCGACACCACGTTGAGCCCAAAAATGCTTTCCTTGGGTGCGGATGTGCATCGGCAATCAAACATTAAAGTTGACGACCCCCAAAATCCCTACTTCATGAAATCCGTATCAGAGGGGTTTACACCGCTTCATTGCGCAGGATCCGCCGAACAAGTTCGACTGCTGATCCAACACGGGGCTGATGTGAATTCCAATGCCATGGGGGATGCGTGTTGGATAGTAAAAAGCGATGAGTTCATAACCCCGAAAGGGATTACTCCATTGCATTCGGCACGATCACCGGAAGTTGCTTTAGAGCTTCTTAACGCCGGGGCTAACAGCTGGGCAATTATGCCCTCAACGATGAATGATATTCACCAAAATCCTTCGCTGTCACATAGGATATCTGGGCGCGATGACATTGCCGATGCAATTGACAGTTTCGTTCAAAAGCAGTCACTGCTAACCCAACTGACAAATACGGCTGAACTCAAGGACGAACAGCCACGAATGCGGCGAAAAATGTGA
- a CDS encoding ankyrin repeat domain-containing protein — translation MTYFNERFKGAIIDNDSRAVVDCIAEYGANVADENGITPLHFAVLGHRVEITALLLDNGANVEAADMHGQRPFDLRKPVVNSREQHRLTAHQAASMGNLEQTRAFIALGGDLHQLDHANNTVLQHAARNGHADVVQELIEAGADINRTHRSTTPAVHLAAQSGSVDTLSVLLNSGADPTVVDPLHRTAIHTAASSGSVECLALLIDRCDPNELNILKETALDIAQAGGHEDASRWLVEQGGKNAPEIKLQDLGVVEAEAYKRRLLASASTQYEVGRGDTPPRLHFQCMIP, via the coding sequence ATGACCTATTTCAACGAGCGCTTTAAAGGCGCAATCATCGACAACGACAGTCGCGCTGTCGTGGATTGTATTGCCGAGTATGGCGCCAACGTCGCCGATGAAAACGGCATCACACCGCTGCACTTCGCCGTTCTCGGGCACCGGGTAGAAATCACCGCTTTGCTTCTGGACAACGGCGCCAACGTGGAAGCGGCCGACATGCACGGTCAGCGTCCATTTGATCTGCGCAAGCCTGTGGTCAACAGCCGCGAACAACACCGGCTCACGGCCCACCAAGCTGCAAGCATGGGCAACCTTGAGCAAACGCGCGCGTTCATCGCCCTGGGCGGTGACCTGCACCAGTTGGACCACGCCAACAACACTGTGCTACAGCACGCGGCACGCAACGGCCACGCGGACGTTGTGCAAGAGTTGATTGAAGCCGGCGCCGACATCAACCGCACACACCGCTCGACCACCCCAGCGGTGCACTTGGCCGCTCAAAGCGGATCGGTGGACACCCTTTCCGTCTTGCTCAACAGCGGTGCGGATCCCACCGTTGTGGATCCTTTGCACCGGACGGCCATACACACGGCGGCAAGCAGCGGCAGTGTGGAGTGCCTTGCCTTGTTGATCGATCGTTGTGACCCCAACGAATTAAATATTTTGAAAGAGACAGCGTTGGACATCGCGCAAGCGGGTGGGCATGAAGACGCAAGCCGTTGGTTGGTGGAGCAGGGTGGCAAAAACGCTCCGGAAATCAAATTGCAAGATTTGGGCGTTGTAGAGGCAGAAGCCTATAAGCGCCGACTGCTGGCGTCGGCGTCCACACAGTACGAAGTGGGGCGCGGCGATACACCTCCCCGCTTGCACTTTCAATGCATGATCCCTTGA
- the mobF gene encoding MobF family relaxase has protein sequence MKSFIQMGVPVIQRQLLQHRSSNPKGDDVIDYLLAVPDIELQQKTQKQDGQATDYYLDGTPDLESATSTYVTSHWGGKLAGELGLLGKPVNKEDMMALFDGFSPTGKELCQNAGARPTAEVKIDKRTGKPRLDKDGNVMMVDKGGRRAGYDLTHSPPKSVSLLHALGDDDTKLIVMEAQRVAVETSMSKMFEAFTQCRRSKGGKDVIDVDGLAYSMHMQFGSRELEPHLHTHVLVYNVCKGSDGTHSTFDASEIFRFRHAADMVYQNVLATELSKAGFKIVQSEEVDAHGQKTGARSWEVAGLHDRELINEFSSRHLEIMEERSKGTADAAAWLKTRKHKDEPSYPELMDHFSKLIENVSQKFKIPTIAELKEQQDVRCPARTREELLELLHENDAAFDYPTLLRQIGTENLGFVTASELFALADAAVSDTSDLMEINPVALHDDDKGMTLARRHTESRYAARWMVECELDLVTMSNARKGEEWWKVGKELSTPIIEALELKKGFKLSKEQRTAVDHIVSDTAGVCVASGFAGTGKTTVSDFYSEVYRAQGKRMLGCAVSNQAAKKLQEESRMECRSVTKILADLSRNRLVLTSNDVVVLDEAGMIDVPQIRALSAHCKNAGAKLILQGDEEQLKPVGAGQGMALMSDVLGESTITEIRRQKDQRMRDIVKMFYKYDENGLPVKARSPKSRNEVLEQSFAIWGALEAAGCIDEYNTHAEAVDSLVSDYFASHATTDERLVLAHSNADLKTLNQAIRKGYQERGEVAKEEVHIRAIGKKFFEDMSLSVGDRIRFTTADSVMNVVNGTEAKITSIVPNRKRGGFDVTVDIDEGLERRKLKFNTEEWNAIQHNYARTVHGAQGQGKTDVFLLGNAGMTDSSSLMVAISRVTKGKFTLYTTTHEAETLRQRAALDRNKENTLHAGVRGEEGAEIAKMFDKFKFQKSEVGAGVKKRGNETRQKQAKLNAESKQIEDWVGQHVSEIQKAMDRALTPNTQRDSFKRQTL, from the coding sequence ATGAAGTCATTCATTCAAATGGGGGTGCCCGTGATCCAACGACAACTATTGCAACACAGATCAAGCAATCCAAAAGGCGATGATGTCATTGACTATCTGTTGGCGGTTCCCGATATCGAACTGCAACAGAAGACTCAAAAACAAGACGGTCAAGCCACTGACTATTACCTGGACGGCACACCGGATCTTGAGAGCGCAACATCCACCTATGTCACGTCCCACTGGGGTGGCAAGCTTGCCGGCGAGTTGGGGTTGCTCGGAAAGCCGGTCAACAAAGAAGACATGATGGCGCTGTTCGACGGCTTCTCACCAACAGGTAAGGAACTGTGTCAGAACGCAGGCGCCAGACCCACTGCCGAAGTGAAGATCGACAAGCGTACCGGCAAGCCTCGCTTGGACAAGGATGGCAATGTGATGATGGTGGACAAAGGCGGACGACGCGCGGGCTACGACCTTACGCACTCCCCACCTAAGTCCGTTTCGCTCTTGCATGCCCTGGGCGATGACGACACAAAGCTCATTGTGATGGAAGCCCAACGTGTGGCCGTGGAAACGTCCATGAGCAAGATGTTTGAGGCGTTCACCCAGTGTCGGCGCAGCAAAGGCGGGAAGGACGTGATTGACGTTGACGGCTTGGCGTACTCAATGCACATGCAGTTCGGAAGCCGCGAGTTGGAACCTCACTTGCACACCCACGTTCTTGTGTACAACGTGTGCAAAGGGTCGGACGGCACGCACAGCACTTTTGACGCATCTGAGATTTTTCGCTTCCGCCACGCAGCCGACATGGTGTACCAAAATGTTCTGGCGACAGAACTGTCCAAGGCTGGCTTCAAAATTGTTCAGAGCGAAGAGGTTGATGCCCATGGACAGAAAACAGGCGCGCGGTCCTGGGAGGTTGCGGGCTTGCACGACAGAGAACTCATCAACGAATTTTCGTCGCGCCATCTCGAAATCATGGAAGAGCGCTCCAAGGGCACGGCCGACGCCGCAGCATGGTTGAAGACGCGCAAGCACAAAGACGAGCCGTCCTACCCCGAACTGATGGACCACTTCTCCAAGCTCATCGAGAACGTCAGCCAAAAATTTAAAATACCCACCATTGCGGAACTCAAGGAACAGCAGGATGTGCGTTGCCCCGCCCGGACTCGTGAGGAACTGCTTGAACTGCTGCACGAGAACGACGCGGCGTTTGACTACCCAACATTGCTGCGTCAGATCGGCACAGAAAACCTGGGCTTTGTCACCGCAAGCGAACTGTTTGCCTTGGCCGATGCAGCCGTGTCGGACACCAGCGACTTGATGGAAATCAACCCAGTGGCGCTGCACGACGACGACAAAGGAATGACCTTGGCCCGACGCCACACTGAGTCGCGCTACGCGGCGCGATGGATGGTGGAGTGCGAGTTGGATTTGGTCACCATGTCCAACGCCCGCAAAGGGGAGGAATGGTGGAAGGTGGGCAAGGAATTGTCCACACCGATCATTGAAGCATTGGAACTGAAAAAAGGCTTCAAGTTGTCCAAGGAACAGCGTACAGCGGTCGATCACATCGTCAGTGACACGGCCGGGGTGTGCGTGGCGTCAGGCTTTGCGGGTACAGGAAAAACAACGGTGTCGGACTTCTACTCAGAGGTGTACCGCGCCCAAGGCAAACGCATGCTGGGTTGTGCCGTGTCCAACCAAGCGGCCAAAAAGCTGCAGGAAGAAAGCCGCATGGAATGCCGATCGGTGACCAAGATCCTTGCCGACTTATCGCGCAACCGCCTTGTGTTGACCAGCAATGATGTTGTTGTGTTGGACGAAGCTGGCATGATCGACGTGCCGCAGATCCGTGCGCTGTCCGCGCACTGCAAAAACGCAGGCGCAAAACTAATTTTGCAGGGCGACGAAGAGCAGTTGAAGCCCGTGGGCGCAGGGCAGGGCATGGCGTTGATGAGCGATGTCCTGGGCGAAAGCACCATCACCGAAATTCGCCGGCAGAAGGATCAACGGATGCGCGACATCGTAAAGATGTTCTACAAATACGACGAGAACGGGTTGCCGGTGAAAGCACGCTCACCCAAGTCCCGCAACGAAGTGTTGGAGCAGTCTTTCGCCATTTGGGGCGCGCTGGAAGCCGCAGGATGCATAGACGAGTACAACACCCACGCCGAGGCGGTTGACTCGTTGGTGTCCGACTACTTTGCTTCACATGCAACCACCGACGAGCGGTTGGTCCTGGCGCACTCCAATGCGGATCTTAAGACACTCAATCAAGCCATTCGTAAGGGCTATCAAGAGCGCGGTGAAGTGGCAAAGGAAGAGGTTCACATCCGTGCAATCGGCAAAAAGTTCTTTGAGGACATGTCGTTGTCCGTTGGTGATCGGATCCGCTTCACCACCGCCGACAGCGTGATGAATGTCGTCAACGGGACCGAAGCAAAAATCACATCGATCGTGCCCAACCGCAAGCGTGGCGGATTTGACGTAACGGTGGACATCGATGAGGGGTTGGAGCGTCGCAAACTCAAATTCAACACCGAAGAGTGGAACGCCATTCAGCACAACTACGCGCGCACGGTGCACGGTGCGCAGGGGCAAGGCAAGACAGATGTGTTCTTGCTGGGCAACGCGGGCATGACCGACAGCAGCAGTTTGATGGTTGCAATCTCACGAGTGACCAAAGGGAAGTTCACGTTGTACACAACCACCCACGAAGCCGAAACACTACGCCAACGCGCGGCTCTTGATCGCAACAAGGAGAACACCTTGCACGCGGGTGTGCGTGGCGAAGAAGGCGCGGAGATTGCCAAGATGTTTGATAAATTCAAATTTCAAAAGTCAGAAGTTGGTGCAGGTGTGAAAAAACGTGGAAATGAGACGCGGCAAAAACAAGCCAAATTGAACGCTGAAAGCAAACAAATTGAGGATTGGGTGGGACAACATGTATCGGAAATCCAAAAGGCGATGGACCGTGCGTTGACCCCCAATACTCAGCGTGATAGCTTCAAGAGACAGACCTTATGA
- a CDS encoding GIY-YIG nuclease family protein — protein MSGDGAARFGRSEKYQARPRHIYALLFDNGCCYVGQTTDLRRREGQHRSHAGGWQGQSFTFIPLATMTGTKAEAENHEYAWRFAAQRAGWRIYGKPPNIRVNTALRMTPLRRSIAKQCVWPGQKRGMWGWLKWILGFGAAAGMVALFQ, from the coding sequence TTGAGTGGTGATGGAGCGGCACGGTTTGGCCGCTCTGAAAAATACCAAGCCCGCCCCCGCCACATCTACGCGCTCTTGTTCGACAACGGGTGCTGCTATGTGGGTCAAACCACAGACCTGCGTAGGCGCGAAGGTCAGCACAGAAGCCACGCGGGTGGCTGGCAAGGCCAGTCCTTCACCTTCATCCCACTTGCGACCATGACCGGCACCAAAGCCGAAGCGGAGAACCATGAGTACGCGTGGCGGTTCGCTGCGCAACGGGCTGGTTGGCGAATCTACGGTAAGCCACCAAACATCCGTGTGAACACCGCACTGCGCATGACACCCCTGCGCCGGTCGATCGCCAAACAGTGCGTCTGGCCTGGGCAAAAGCGCGGGATGTGGGGATGGCTCAAATGGATCTTGGGGTTCGGTGCCGCTGCCGGAATGGTGGCGCTGTTCCAATAA
- a CDS encoding DUF5710 domain-containing protein → MMAQYFHVPYSDKDKARELGARFDGDTKHWYADTVECIEKMRLHFDPITNPNPITTLIGEDRTFGGNHLHITMVPMSCWMRSVKACLDPSDWKRLSAGLRQRSNHTCELCGAKEDQKRSEYLDVIARWEYSDTGNVQTLKRFVSACQMCVRATNYGYSKLTSSETEVRHHFKATNGCDDDFLDKHIIEAFGLWTQRSANNQKWTMDLSLLSNNGIRLANKGGA, encoded by the coding sequence ATGATGGCTCAATACTTCCACGTCCCTTACAGCGACAAAGACAAAGCCCGTGAACTGGGCGCACGCTTCGATGGCGACACAAAGCATTGGTACGCCGACACAGTGGAATGCATCGAAAAGATGCGGCTGCACTTTGACCCCATCACCAATCCCAACCCCATCACCACACTGATTGGTGAAGACCGCACGTTTGGCGGGAACCATCTGCACATCACAATGGTGCCCATGAGCTGCTGGATGCGCTCTGTGAAAGCCTGTTTGGACCCCTCGGACTGGAAACGCCTGTCGGCGGGGCTTCGCCAAAGAAGCAACCACACATGCGAGTTGTGCGGCGCCAAAGAGGATCAAAAGCGCTCGGAATACTTGGATGTGATTGCGCGGTGGGAGTACAGCGACACTGGGAACGTGCAAACGCTCAAGCGCTTTGTGAGCGCGTGCCAGATGTGCGTGAGAGCCACAAATTATGGTTACTCAAAGCTGACCAGTTCTGAGACGGAAGTGCGGCACCATTTCAAGGCAACCAACGGTTGTGATGATGACTTCCTGGACAAGCACATCATCGAAGCATTCGGGCTGTGGACCCAACGCTCAGCGAACAATCAAAAATGGACGATGGATCTATCGTTGCTTTCCAACAACGGGATCCGTCTGGCTAATAAAGGGGGCGCTTGA
- a CDS encoding carboxypeptidase-like regulatory domain-containing protein, with the protein MKKIILTLALMVSAASAQAAHVLASDITGVVVDGQGKPMAGEVVRAYHHETNRLIERRTNSKGRYHFNNVRSDGQYTVSHAATSFTGRVQLGQTHRQNFVGDIVRYDSPSILFSWVWSGPNQRVYGVASHAKGE; encoded by the coding sequence ATGAAAAAAATAATTCTTACGCTGGCACTCATGGTGTCTGCAGCTTCTGCACAAGCAGCACACGTTCTTGCGTCAGATATCACAGGGGTTGTTGTGGATGGACAGGGCAAGCCCATGGCGGGCGAAGTGGTGCGGGCCTACCACCACGAAACGAACCGCCTGATAGAACGACGAACAAATAGCAAAGGACGCTACCACTTCAATAATGTGCGGTCGGACGGCCAATACACCGTGTCCCACGCGGCAACATCGTTCACGGGTCGAGTCCAGTTGGGACAGACACACCGCCAGAACTTCGTGGGCGATATCGTGCGATACGACTCTCCGTCCATCCTATTCTCCTGGGTGTGGTCTGGACCCAACCAGCGGGTGTATGGCGTTGCAAGCCATGCAAAGGGGGAATGA